A region of Microbacterium suwonense DNA encodes the following proteins:
- a CDS encoding superoxide dismutase: MATYTLPDLPYDFAALEPHISGKIMELHHDKHHAAYVAGANAALDALAEARDSGNLANVNKLEKDLAFNLGGHVNHSIFWTNLSPNGGGQPEGELKAAIDEFFGSFEKFQAHFTAAASGIQGSGWAVLSWDPIGARLIIQQLFDQHANTAQGTVPLFQLDMWEHAFYLDYLNVKADYIKAAWNIANWENVAQRFETAREKTSGLLVLS, encoded by the coding sequence ATGGCGACTTACACGCTTCCCGACCTTCCCTACGACTTCGCGGCCCTCGAACCGCACATCAGCGGCAAGATCATGGAACTCCACCATGACAAGCACCACGCCGCATACGTCGCCGGCGCCAATGCCGCGCTGGATGCCCTCGCCGAGGCACGCGACAGCGGCAACCTCGCGAACGTCAACAAGCTCGAGAAGGATCTGGCGTTCAACCTCGGCGGTCACGTCAACCACTCGATCTTCTGGACCAACCTCTCACCCAACGGTGGCGGACAGCCCGAGGGTGAGCTCAAGGCGGCCATCGACGAGTTCTTCGGCTCCTTCGAGAAGTTCCAGGCGCACTTCACGGCGGCGGCCTCCGGCATCCAGGGCTCCGGCTGGGCCGTGCTGAGCTGGGACCCGATCGGCGCCCGGCTGATCATCCAGCAGCTCTTCGACCAGCACGCCAACACCGCTCAGGGCACGGTTCCGCTGTTCCAGCTCGACATGTGGGAGCACGCCTTCTACCTCGACTACCTGAACGTCAAGGCGGACTACATCAAGGCGGCATGGAACATCGCCAACTGGGAGAACGTCGCCCAGCGCTTTGAAACAGCACGTGAGAAGACCTCCGGTCTGCTGGTACTGTCGTAA